The DNA sequence TATCTATAGTAAGCACATTCGGGCAACCGTTTTTGCACATACCGTTTTCGTCCGGATCATACCATGCTCCCTCGTTTAGCTTAACTATACCTTCGCCAAAATCGTCCGTCAGTATCGCGCCGGCCAATACCTCTCCGCGTTTATTAAAAACCCTGACTATATCGCCGTCATTTATACCTTTTTTTTGAGCGTCTTTTTTATTTATCCATATCGGCTCGCGGTTTGCTACGGCGTAATTGTCGCGTATGCTGGCATAGTTAAGCTGTGAATGCAAGCGATCGGCCGGATGAGAGCTTACCATATGAAATTCCGCCGGTTTATCTTTCATACCGAGCCACTCTGCAGGCTCAAACCACGCAGGATGCCCCATGCAATCATCGTAATGCATATTAGCCACTACGTCAGAATAAATTTCTATTAGCCCGGACGGCGTTCCTAAGACGTTTAGTATAGGGTCTTCTCTAAATTTAGCATACCTTACGTATTCGTCGCTTTCCGGAGTGGAGCTAAAAATAACGGGCTTATTCTCAGCCCAAAATTCATCAAAAGGCTTCATGTCGACTGTTAAATCTGGAATGGCCTTTACTTGTTCGTAGGCTGAGTTGTAAAATTCTTTAATCCAATCCATCTCGCTCTTGCCGCCTTGCGTATATTCTTCGTAAAGTCCGTCTGCATAAGCTTTACAAAGGTCGCTAAATACCTGATAGTCGTCTTTTGCCTCATAAAGCTTTTCTATGGCTTGTTTCATAGGTACTATGTGCATGTTTGAGTATTCGCCGCTCATAACGATATCATTGCGCTCAAACGACGTCGTTATAGGAAAAACGATATCGGCCATCTTCGCAGTCGGCGTCCAGTAAATTTCATTTACCACTACGGTTCTAGGCTTTCTCCATGCTTTTACTAGCATATTCAAGTCTTGGTGGTGAGTTAGAGGATTGCCTCCGGCCCAATATATAAACTGCGTATCGGCATAAGTTATCTTTTTACCGTTATGATCTATAACTTTACCGGGATTTAATAGCATCTCTGCGATTCTTGGAGCAGGGAAGTTATGTTTCTTGGCCTTTTGTTCCCACTCTTGCGAGGCATCGGTTTTTTGCGTTCCTATAAAATTACCGTTTTCGTCGAAATTTCCCCTTTTGCCTTTATTTATTCCGGTTATTACGCCGCCTTTACAGGTAGGTACGCCGCCGTTTGCGTAGTGATAGCTATATCCGAAACCGCCGCCGGGAAGTCCTATTTGTCCTATCATGCTAGCTAACGCTATGAGCATCCAGTGCGGCTGCTCGCCGTGATGGGCGCGCTGCATACTCCAGCCGGAGATAAACATAGTTCGGTTATCTTTAAATTTATCCGCTAGAGCTCTTATGGTATCGGCTGAAATTTTGCAAATTTCGCTCGCCCATTCGGGAGTTTTTGCTATACCGTCGCTTTGACCTAAAAGATAAGGCAAAAATTTATCAAATCCGTAAGTATAGCTCTCTATAAAATCCTTATCGTACTTACCGCTAGTATAAAGATAGTGCGCCATGCCGAGCATCATAGCTACGTCGGTATTAGGACGGATGGGTATGTGGGTACATTTATCGTAATATTTAACAGTTTCGCTTTTTATAGGATCTATGACGACTATCTCTATATCCTTTTGTTTTAACTCTTCAAAATATTTATAACCGAGTTCATCAGTCGTTGTCCAAGCTATTTTTAAAGTTAAAATAGGATTTGCGCCCCAGATGACGACTACTTTTGAGTGCTCAAGCACCACGGGCCAGCTGGTTTGTTGCTCGTAAACCTCGATACTGCCC is a window from the Campylobacter massiliensis genome containing:
- a CDS encoding molybdopterin guanine dinucleotide-containing S/N-oxide reductase, whose protein sequence is MNNQRRNILKYGAILGAMPIISKFSVFSNLIGAEISSVSSGLVKNGVVLNATHWGMLNITVKDGVIVKSEPYQKVSGIYNSLQYTVPDSVYKSRIKYPMVRKSYLENPDSPKPELRGKDEWVRVRYEDAIKLVARELKKTRKEHGDESIYAGSQGWKSSGNMHSSTILLHRFMNLTGGAIVTMGNYSTGAVSFTMPHVVGSIEVYEQQTSWPVVLEHSKVVVIWGANPILTLKIAWTTTDELGYKYFEELKQKDIEIVVIDPIKSETVKYYDKCTHIPIRPNTDVAMMLGMAHYLYTSGKYDKDFIESYTYGFDKFLPYLLGQSDGIAKTPEWASEICKISADTIRALADKFKDNRTMFISGWSMQRAHHGEQPHWMLIALASMIGQIGLPGGGFGYSYHYANGGVPTCKGGVITGINKGKRGNFDENGNFIGTQKTDASQEWEQKAKKHNFPAPRIAEMLLNPGKVIDHNGKKITYADTQFIYWAGGNPLTHHQDLNMLVKAWRKPRTVVVNEIYWTPTAKMADIVFPITTSFERNDIVMSGEYSNMHIVPMKQAIEKLYEAKDDYQVFSDLCKAYADGLYEEYTQGGKSEMDWIKEFYNSAYEQVKAIPDLTVDMKPFDEFWAENKPVIFSSTPESDEYVRYAKFREDPILNVLGTPSGLIEIYSDVVANMHYDDCMGHPAWFEPAEWLGMKDKPAEFHMVSSHPADRLHSQLNYASIRDNYAVANREPIWINKKDAQKKGINDGDIVRVFNKRGEVLAGAILTDDFGEGIVKLNEGAWYDPDENGMCKNGCPNVLTIDIPSSKLANGNIAHTALVNIEKFTGKEPELTAFSDPKFA